The following proteins come from a genomic window of Lachnoclostridium phytofermentans ISDg:
- a CDS encoding endo-1,4-beta-xylanase gives MKRTVFFISKFERNKATNITSVTVWGLSDEYSWLNGDKKNPLFFDDNLLPKAAFYGACLDESIPLY, from the coding sequence ATGAAGAGGACTGTTTTCTTTATATCAAAGTTTGAAAGAAACAAAGCAACCAATATTACTAGTGTTACTGTGTGGGGGCTTAGTGATGAATATTCTTGGCTGAATGGAGATAAGAAAAACCCGCTATTCTTTGACGATAATCTTTTGCCCAAAGCAGCATTTTATGGAGCTTGTCTTGATGAGAGTATACCGCTTTACTAA